Within the Arthrobacter sp. UKPF54-2 genome, the region ACGGGCTCGCCCGTGACTCGATGGTCCGCGTGGTTCAGGCCCTCCATCACCAGGCGGGCCAAGTGTCCGCCGGCGATGCTGTACACCACGCGGCGGCTGTCCTTTTGGGTGCTCACGAGCCCGCTCATGCGCAGCTTGGCCAGATGCTGGCTGACGGACGTCCTGGACGCGCCGGTGCG harbors:
- a CDS encoding metalloregulator ArsR/SmtB family transcription factor; translation: MDSVKRANEPSLHHNSAPDARRLDAATATFRMLSDPTRLHILWLLAQEPSDVSSLVKRTGASRTSVSQHLAKLRMSGLVSTQKDSRRVVYSIAGGHLARLVMEGLNHADHRVTGEPVHD